From a region of the Theobroma cacao cultivar B97-61/B2 chromosome 8, Criollo_cocoa_genome_V2, whole genome shotgun sequence genome:
- the LOC18592200 gene encoding non-specific lipid-transfer protein-like protein At5g64080, producing MVRFAIAIGIFVACLAVAEPNTSPSSAPSPSAGCSTIIYDMVDCVSFLSVGSKDKKPSPSCCSGFETVLNTDPKCICEALKSSAELGIDVDLKRAATLPSACGVSAPPISNCNVSLSPGTAPGTAPGTAPGAAPGTAPDTAPVNPPPPPSDGAPSPSTPEAPADPGTSITPAPSTDDGDDVAKQAPAPALSGTYSLSASFFAVISMLMVSFSYVSV from the exons atggtGAGATTTGCGATTGCCATTGGCATTTTTGTGGCCTGCCTTGCGGTGGCAGAGCCCAATACGTCACCTTCATCAGCTCCATCGCCCTCAGCGGGTTGCTCCACAATCATATATGACATGGTGGATTGTGTCTCGTTCTTGAGCGTTGGCAGCAAGGACAAGAAACCATCACCTTCGTGTTGCTCTGGCTTTGAAACAGTGCTGAATACTGATCCCAAGTGCATTTGTGAAGCATTGAAGAGCAGTGCTGAATTGGGTATCGACGTGGATCTTAAAAGGGCTGCCACTCTGCCTTCTGCTTGTGGGGTTTCTGCTCCTCCTATTAGCAACTGTAACG TTTCTTTGTCTCCTGGTACAGCTCCTGGTACGGCACCAGGTACAGCTCCTGGTGCGGCTCCTGGTACAGCTCCTGATACAGCTCCCG TTAACCCTCCACCACCACCATCCGATGGAGCTCCATCCCCCAGCACACCAGAGGCGCCTGCCGATCCAGGCACATCAATTACCCCAGCACCATCAACCGACGACGGTGATGACGTTGCTAAACAAGCTCCGGCGCCGGCCCTGTCAGGAACCTACTCTCTATCAGCTAGTTTCTTTGCAGTCATTAGCATGCTAATGGTTTCTTTCTCTTATGTTTCAGTCtaa